In the Victivallis sp. Marseille-Q1083 genome, one interval contains:
- the argH gene encoding argininosuccinate lyase yields the protein MALWGGRFEAETNEYLKQFSESISYDKRLYAWDIAGSKAHVTMLGAQRIIPEATARTIIAELDAIKARIDRGEFEFKIELEDIHMHIESALIDKLGAEGARVHSARSRNDQVALDIRLYLRDEIGQLIRLLRAFQRALLEQAEANAEVIMPGFTHLQHAQVVLFAHHLLAYVEMFSRDAERLEECRRRVNVMPLGSGALAGSTLPIDREMVCRLLNFDRVTRNSMDAVADRDFAIELVADLAMFAMHVSRLSEDLILWCSQEFAFVELGDAFCTGSSLMPQKKNPDVAELSRGKTARVYGALTALLTLCKGLPLTYNRDLQEDKEQIFDALDTVKMILKIYPPMIASMKPNAGRMAAAAADPALMATDLAEKLVELGVPFRTAHHRVGALVKYCREQGRALDGLELAEMRSVIPEATAECTRLFDPRGSVAKREIVGGTGFQAVKAQIDFWKKQLAAEVGSCPAN from the coding sequence ATGGCGCTGTGGGGCGGACGGTTTGAGGCGGAGACCAATGAATATCTGAAACAGTTTTCGGAGTCGATTTCATATGACAAACGGCTGTATGCCTGGGATATCGCCGGCAGCAAAGCGCATGTGACGATGCTCGGCGCTCAGCGGATCATCCCGGAAGCGACGGCCCGGACGATCATCGCCGAGCTTGACGCGATCAAAGCGCGCATCGACCGCGGCGAGTTCGAATTCAAAATCGAGCTGGAAGACATCCACATGCACATCGAAAGCGCCCTGATCGACAAGCTCGGCGCCGAAGGGGCCCGGGTTCACAGCGCCCGCAGCCGCAACGACCAGGTGGCTTTGGATATCCGGCTGTATCTGCGCGATGAAATCGGGCAGTTGATCCGGTTGTTGCGGGCTTTCCAGCGCGCTCTGCTCGAACAGGCCGAAGCGAATGCCGAAGTGATCATGCCGGGCTTTACCCATCTGCAGCATGCTCAGGTGGTGCTGTTCGCCCATCATCTGCTGGCTTATGTTGAAATGTTCTCCCGTGACGCGGAGCGGCTGGAGGAGTGCCGGCGGCGGGTCAACGTCATGCCGCTGGGTTCCGGCGCGCTGGCCGGTTCGACGCTGCCGATCGACCGGGAGATGGTCTGCCGGCTGCTGAACTTCGACCGGGTGACGCGCAACAGCATGGATGCGGTTGCCGATCGCGATTTCGCCATCGAACTGGTGGCCGACCTGGCGATGTTCGCCATGCATGTGTCGCGGCTCTCCGAGGATTTGATCCTCTGGTGCTCGCAGGAATTTGCCTTTGTCGAACTGGGCGATGCGTTCTGCACCGGTTCCAGCCTGATGCCGCAGAAGAAAAATCCGGATGTCGCCGAGCTGTCCCGCGGCAAAACGGCGCGGGTTTATGGCGCGCTGACCGCGCTTTTGACCTTGTGCAAGGGATTGCCGTTGACTTACAACCGGGATTTGCAGGAGGATAAGGAGCAGATTTTCGACGCGCTGGATACTGTGAAGATGATTTTGAAAATTTATCCGCCGATGATCGCTTCGATGAAGCCGAACGCCGGGCGGATGGCCGCCGCTGCTGCTGATCCGGCGCTGATGGCGACCGATCTGGCGGAAAAGCTGGTGGAACTGGGCGTGCCGTTCCGGACCGCCCATCACCGGGTTGGCGCTCTGGTGAAATATTGCCGTGAGCAAGGCCGGGCGCTGGATGGGTTGGAGCTGGCGGAGATGCGGTCGGTCATCCCGGAAGCGACGGCGGAGTGCACTCGTTTGTTTGATCCCCGCGGCAGCGTCGCCAAGCGGGAAATCGTCGGCGGGACCGGTTTTCAGGCGGTCAAGGCGCAGATCGATTTCTGGAAGAAGCAGTTGGCGGCCGAGGTCGGTTCATGCCCGGCGAATTGA
- a CDS encoding AIDA repeat-containing protein — translation MADFTTPVESGKVVSGETVGSGGMQIVSSGGKAVDGWVTAGGEQTLLAGAEANGMTLSGNGKEYGLQNVLVNATASNTVVQSGGQLNVREQGTAIDVILEAGGGVATETTVTKVTGSDTVTGRIFSVENGSAVNFVVGGGVAFVVHDNNKAVNTLVREEGQLTVEYGGSVSSTQVVGVSTTLVLEGRSYQTVVIAGGREEVRGDATAEQTSIESGGSQTVFTDGIASSTVIKADGTQYVSGGETYRTVISSGGRQIVTSRGLDSGAVILAGGSQVISSGRAVAEDTQVGGIQEVSNNGSARKATIVDGGLQIVGSRGLSWNTTVQAGGRVVVSKGGLLTDIVISSGGQLEVRDSNVEISGKVQIDGGKVITGEKVDVASQPGTEFILNGNADLSEAQFTVASGTVDVYSVGNFWGNLTLGTDGKLNIHLPAADGLSLTVSNLLIGDGAVYLRNDNWEDKTYQFMSANDLSGQYFHIEDFTRLIEVNNGFAVRVGLKTYKLDQVEGLLSLTVASIDQTDTLVIETAETVAVSTKLNVLVTETGSLTVADGTALTLTDSTHSTVTLSGNVTVTGQVTADAAAIQFGSDQISASLIFDIVDQPVTVSAVAAVAGDGVNLAGIAGRDDVDIGSVQYEGLGEQVTVRVVGSGPDAINAWGIRAADDLAFVVRQAASAALAGNVLVDAGAMGNAYGLSAGGTLAAEIPKSGLEVEAVAARITGKVIANGGGRAIAVSAADGLMLTIDGALFAGYAAAGVDHILALLNVADTSSLEALHALVKNSSEAYAIRSGWFNGEWVANPSSNDDVTVSTGALVFGSIDLGGGRNTLIGGEAKIYGHIYLGTGVAELSGTTYSGSFYGGGNRMRGKAAVNVTLSNVVGYNFFGGGYKAGVDSVVVNLNGARINYFYGGGLQGAVDKTVNVTVNDGSYWKFYGGGADGAVNGDITIEMNGGSVTNVLYGGGIGNVGGNIALTINQGMDFSAKPNIYGGILAGYTGALNSAKADGTVENASGAGGTVTGNITLTVNGATLTGLVHGGNYNEGTGSQKVISGVDGKVTVELVDATQLVGDSGWLFGGSYVNAAQAEDVIHNGVEINVSGASDLGFLLGGSRAGHGGSASVQGGTSINISGGTFNKDIYGGGFAGAGSTSTVTGGASIRIDTASAAVTINGSIFLGGYANGAGAVATVDSGRITFTGSGERLQFDGYVNGSGKAIGSGAIGGLLDEEQSTLAFVDYTGDFNATVVDVYKLTIAGNSSVNLTRELPAGGSFTAYEFDLSSRDYASAGTAMLTVKNGMDFSIADTARRSVTITSAALDGQKSGSFLLIDSTAELLASLTGKLFNVTFDSLSKSVAVNSSSTVAIGSYEWGLELKEGKLSLFWKEPEVPTGNSLLGDWSASMQLADNGSFGADLSMAAADGLQLYDAADRSLVSKNGYLA, via the coding sequence ATGGCTGATTTTACAACGCCCGTCGAGAGTGGTAAGGTCGTGAGCGGCGAGACCGTTGGCTCTGGAGGAATGCAGATTGTTTCTTCCGGCGGAAAAGCTGTTGACGGCTGGGTGACTGCCGGCGGGGAGCAAACTTTGCTGGCCGGCGCCGAAGCGAACGGCATGACGTTGTCGGGAAACGGGAAAGAATACGGCTTGCAGAACGTGCTTGTCAATGCAACTGCATCGAATACTGTAGTCCAATCGGGCGGACAGCTCAACGTGCGAGAACAAGGTACCGCCATTGATGTAATTTTGGAAGCCGGCGGCGGGGTGGCGACTGAAACTACCGTGACGAAAGTTACCGGTTCGGATACGGTCACCGGACGCATTTTTTCTGTGGAAAACGGAAGCGCGGTCAATTTCGTTGTTGGAGGCGGAGTTGCTTTTGTCGTCCATGACAATAACAAGGCGGTGAATACGCTGGTACGGGAGGAAGGACAATTAACGGTTGAATACGGCGGCAGTGTCAGCTCCACTCAAGTAGTTGGTGTAAGTACGACATTGGTATTGGAAGGCCGTTCTTATCAGACCGTCGTTATTGCCGGCGGGCGTGAAGAAGTGCGGGGGGACGCGACGGCCGAACAAACCAGCATCGAATCCGGAGGTTCGCAAACCGTGTTTACCGATGGAATTGCGAGCAGTACCGTAATTAAGGCTGACGGGACGCAGTATGTGAGTGGCGGGGAGACATACCGTACGGTGATCTCGTCTGGCGGCCGGCAGATTGTTACCAGTCGCGGATTGGATTCCGGAGCGGTCATTTTAGCCGGCGGAAGTCAAGTGATTAGCAGCGGGCGGGCTGTCGCCGAAGATACGCAGGTGGGCGGCATCCAGGAAGTCAGCAATAATGGTTCTGCCAGAAAAGCGACGATTGTGGATGGCGGTCTGCAGATTGTGGGATCGCGCGGACTGTCTTGGAATACGACCGTCCAGGCCGGCGGCCGGGTGGTGGTATCGAAGGGTGGGTTGCTCACCGATATTGTAATTTCCTCGGGCGGACAGTTGGAGGTTCGCGATTCGAATGTCGAGATTAGCGGGAAAGTGCAGATTGACGGCGGTAAAGTTATTACCGGCGAAAAGGTGGATGTGGCTAGCCAGCCCGGGACGGAATTTATATTGAACGGCAATGCCGACTTGAGTGAAGCCCAGTTCACGGTTGCCTCCGGTACCGTCGACGTATACAGCGTCGGAAACTTTTGGGGAAATTTGACGCTGGGAACCGATGGAAAACTGAATATTCATCTTCCGGCGGCCGATGGCTTGAGTCTGACGGTGAGCAATTTGCTGATCGGGGACGGTGCTGTTTATCTGCGAAACGACAATTGGGAAGATAAGACCTATCAGTTCATGTCCGCCAATGATTTGAGCGGCCAGTATTTCCATATCGAAGATTTTACCCGGTTGATTGAAGTCAACAACGGTTTTGCCGTCCGCGTCGGTCTGAAAACTTACAAGCTCGATCAGGTGGAAGGCTTGCTGTCATTGACGGTCGCCAGTATTGATCAGACGGATACGTTGGTCATCGAGACCGCGGAAACGGTGGCGGTTTCCACCAAGTTGAATGTGCTGGTTACCGAAACCGGTTCGCTGACGGTGGCGGATGGGACCGCGCTGACCTTGACCGATTCGACGCATTCGACGGTGACGTTGAGCGGCAATGTGACGGTAACCGGACAGGTGACCGCTGATGCGGCGGCGATTCAATTCGGTTCCGATCAAATCAGTGCTTCCCTCATTTTCGATATCGTCGATCAGCCGGTGACGGTTTCGGCGGTTGCCGCGGTGGCGGGTGACGGGGTGAATCTGGCCGGAATTGCCGGCAGAGATGACGTGGATATCGGCAGCGTTCAGTATGAAGGACTGGGTGAACAGGTGACCGTCCGGGTGGTCGGCAGCGGTCCGGATGCGATCAACGCCTGGGGAATCAGGGCCGCGGACGATCTGGCTTTCGTCGTCAGACAGGCGGCGTCCGCAGCATTGGCCGGCAATGTGCTGGTGGATGCCGGGGCGATGGGCAATGCCTACGGACTCAGCGCCGGTGGAACATTGGCGGCGGAAATTCCGAAAAGCGGCCTGGAGGTCGAGGCTGTTGCCGCCCGGATTACCGGCAAAGTGATTGCCAACGGCGGCGGCCGGGCGATCGCCGTCAGCGCTGCCGACGGCCTGATGTTGACGATCGATGGTGCTTTGTTTGCCGGATACGCCGCCGCCGGCGTTGACCACATTCTGGCGTTGTTGAATGTCGCGGATACTTCCAGTCTGGAGGCGCTCCACGCTTTGGTGAAGAACAGTTCGGAGGCGTATGCCATCCGTTCCGGCTGGTTCAACGGCGAGTGGGTGGCGAATCCGTCAAGCAACGACGACGTGACGGTGAGTACCGGCGCTCTGGTATTCGGCAGTATCGACCTCGGGGGCGGCCGCAATACTTTGATTGGCGGCGAAGCGAAAATTTACGGTCATATTTACCTGGGTACCGGAGTGGCGGAGTTGTCCGGCACTACCTATTCCGGCAGTTTCTACGGCGGCGGCAACCGGATGCGCGGGAAGGCCGCAGTCAACGTGACGCTGTCCAATGTGGTCGGTTACAACTTCTTTGGCGGCGGTTACAAAGCGGGGGTGGATTCGGTCGTGGTGAATTTGAACGGCGCCAGAATCAATTATTTCTATGGCGGCGGCCTGCAGGGCGCGGTCGACAAAACGGTGAACGTGACCGTCAACGATGGTTCCTACTGGAAATTTTATGGCGGCGGCGCCGATGGCGCGGTCAATGGCGACATCACCATTGAAATGAATGGCGGCAGCGTGACCAATGTCCTGTACGGCGGCGGCATCGGCAATGTCGGCGGCAATATCGCTTTGACGATCAATCAGGGGATGGATTTCAGCGCCAAGCCGAATATTTATGGCGGAATCCTGGCCGGTTATACCGGGGCGCTGAACAGTGCGAAGGCGGATGGCACGGTGGAAAATGCGTCCGGCGCCGGCGGCACTGTGACTGGAAATATCACGCTGACGGTGAACGGCGCCACATTGACCGGCTTGGTGCACGGCGGCAATTACAACGAAGGGACCGGTTCTCAGAAGGTCATTTCCGGTGTCGACGGCAAAGTGACGGTTGAATTGGTCGATGCGACGCAACTGGTCGGTGATTCCGGCTGGTTGTTCGGCGGCAGCTATGTCAATGCCGCCCAGGCGGAGGATGTCATCCATAACGGGGTTGAGATCAATGTCAGCGGCGCCTCCGACCTCGGATTTTTACTGGGCGGCAGCCGGGCCGGTCATGGCGGCAGCGCTTCGGTGCAAGGCGGCACTTCAATCAATATTTCCGGCGGTACGTTCAACAAAGATATCTACGGCGGCGGTTTTGCCGGCGCCGGCAGTACTTCAACGGTTACCGGCGGCGCGTCGATCCGGATTGATACGGCCAGTGCGGCGGTGACCATCAATGGGTCGATTTTCCTGGGCGGTTACGCCAACGGCGCCGGTGCGGTGGCGACGGTCGATTCCGGCCGGATCACCTTTACCGGGTCCGGTGAGCGGTTGCAGTTCGACGGCTATGTGAACGGCAGCGGCAAAGCGATCGGCAGCGGCGCCATCGGCGGTTTGCTCGATGAGGAGCAGAGCACCTTGGCTTTCGTCGATTATACCGGCGATTTCAATGCGACAGTGGTCGACGTTTATAAGCTGACGATAGCCGGCAACAGCAGCGTCAATTTGACCAGGGAATTGCCGGCGGGCGGCAGCTTTACCGCTTATGAGTTCGATTTGAGTTCCCGCGATTATGCTTCTGCCGGAACGGCGATGTTGACGGTTAAGAATGGCATGGATTTTTCGATTGCCGATACCGCCCGCCGGAGCGTTACGATCACTTCGGCGGCGCTGGACGGTCAGAAGTCCGGCAGCTTCCTGTTGATCGATTCGACTGCTGAACTGTTGGCTTCGTTGACTGGAAAATTGTTCAATGTGACTTTCGACAGTCTTTCCAAATCCGTTGCCGTCAACAGTTCGTCGACGGTGGCGATCGGCAGCTATGAATGGGGACTGGAGCTGAAGGAAGGCAAGCTGTCGCTGTTCTGGAAGGAACCCGAGGTGCCGACCGGCAATTCGCTGCTGGGTGATTGGTCGGCTTCGATGCAGTTGGCGGATAACGGCAGTTTCGGGGCGGATTTGTCGATGGCGGCGGCGGATGGTTTGCAACTGTACGATGCTGCCGATCGTTCGCTGGTCAGCAAGAACGGCTATTTGGCCTGA
- the ybaK gene encoding Cys-tRNA(Pro) deacylase yields MSGKKTNAMRLLDEAGIVYQTLEYPTADGRIDGLSVAGKIGREAERVFKTLVTVSACREHFVFLVPVNRELDLKLAAQAAKQKNIALIPAKTLLPLTGYLHGGCSPVGMKKHFPTFIDESAVLYDAICVSGGRIGINLELSPARLAAHLAASFVDLTGESQTAGHFST; encoded by the coding sequence ATGTCCGGCAAAAAAACCAATGCGATGCGCCTGCTCGACGAGGCCGGCATCGTTTATCAAACGTTGGAATATCCGACCGCCGACGGCCGGATCGACGGTCTTTCGGTCGCCGGTAAAATCGGCCGTGAAGCGGAGCGGGTCTTCAAAACGCTGGTAACCGTTTCCGCCTGCCGGGAACATTTCGTGTTCCTGGTTCCGGTCAACCGGGAACTGGACCTTAAACTGGCGGCCCAGGCCGCCAAGCAAAAGAATATCGCGCTGATCCCGGCCAAAACCCTGTTGCCGCTGACCGGCTACCTGCATGGCGGCTGTTCGCCGGTGGGGATGAAAAAGCATTTTCCGACCTTCATCGACGAGAGCGCCGTTTTATACGACGCCATCTGCGTCAGCGGCGGCCGGATCGGCATCAATCTGGAACTTTCCCCGGCAAGGCTGGCCGCCCACCTGGCGGCGAGCTTCGTTGACCTGACCGGGGAAAGCCAAACCGCCGGGCACTTTTCAACGTGA
- a CDS encoding ATP-binding protein: MPRNCEKNYLFQLPNELDELMHLAGNIRQLEAYRQLSPQARYTLDLALEEMATNIIKYGYDNTEPRSIEIGIHFNPGEVILTLCDDGHEFNPLTVTPSSLESELAECPVGGLGIHLIKNMVRSMDYVRQNNRNILVIVIDR, from the coding sequence ATGCCCCGGAATTGTGAAAAAAATTATCTGTTTCAACTGCCCAATGAACTCGACGAATTGATGCACCTGGCCGGGAACATCAGGCAGTTGGAAGCGTACCGGCAACTGAGTCCGCAGGCGCGTTACACTCTCGATCTGGCCCTGGAAGAGATGGCGACCAACATCATCAAATACGGCTACGACAATACGGAACCGCGCTCCATTGAAATCGGCATTCATTTCAATCCCGGCGAAGTGATCCTGACGCTCTGCGACGACGGCCATGAATTCAATCCGCTGACCGTGACGCCGAGTTCGCTGGAAAGCGAACTGGCCGAATGCCCGGTCGGCGGACTCGGCATTCATCTTATCAAGAATATGGTCCGCTCGATGGACTACGTCCGGCAGAACAACCGCAACATTCTGGTCATCGTCATCGACCGGTAA
- a CDS encoding IS1380 family transposase — protein MTKCNVSIPVFQGPKSRKIEFNFAGGDISSDGGLLFVKEFDRKLGLTRRAGNLLDSFDLRQPGKVEHSYLSMLRQRVFGLVAGHEDLNDHHELRTDPLIQTVVGRDRQLATPSTLCRFENGIDRRACVDLSRLFVEFFIESFSTPPRELILDFDATDDLTYGMQENRFFHGYYDHYCFLPLYVFCGDQLLVAYLRPSKIDAAKHAWAILSLLVKRFRQKWPKVKIIFRGDSGFCRQKMLNWCDKNEVKYIVGLAKNPRLLELSKDLQVKAEALYNETHEKAKLFTQFEYAAGTWKYPRRVIAKAEFNSPGPNNRFIVTNLDDDGQYLYEKVYCARGEMENRIKEQQLDLFADRTSCHDFAANQFRLLLSSLAYILMERFRALLLTGTQFAEATCGSIRLYLVKIGAIIRRNTRKIYVALSSACPNQELLRLIAAKIIAWE, from the coding sequence ATGACAAAATGTAATGTTTCGATTCCGGTCTTTCAAGGTCCGAAAAGCAGAAAAATTGAATTCAATTTCGCCGGTGGAGATATCAGCAGTGACGGCGGGTTGCTTTTTGTGAAAGAATTCGACCGCAAACTCGGTTTGACCCGGCGCGCCGGTAACCTGCTGGATTCTTTTGATCTTCGACAGCCCGGAAAAGTTGAGCATTCCTATCTGAGCATGCTTCGTCAACGAGTTTTTGGTTTGGTTGCCGGCCATGAAGATCTCAATGACCATCATGAATTGCGAACTGATCCGCTGATTCAAACTGTTGTCGGTCGTGATCGTCAACTCGCCACTCCAAGCACTTTATGTCGATTCGAAAATGGAATCGATCGTCGTGCTTGCGTAGATTTGAGCCGATTGTTTGTCGAATTCTTTATCGAAAGTTTTTCCACGCCGCCTCGAGAATTGATTCTTGATTTCGATGCTACCGATGACCTCACTTACGGGATGCAGGAAAATCGCTTTTTTCATGGCTATTATGACCACTATTGCTTTTTGCCGTTGTATGTTTTCTGCGGGGATCAATTGCTTGTGGCTTATTTGCGTCCATCAAAAATTGATGCGGCCAAGCATGCTTGGGCGATTCTCTCGCTACTGGTAAAGCGCTTTCGGCAGAAATGGCCGAAGGTTAAGATTATTTTCCGGGGAGACAGTGGCTTTTGTCGGCAGAAAATGCTGAACTGGTGTGATAAAAATGAGGTCAAATATATTGTCGGATTGGCGAAAAATCCACGTTTGCTGGAATTATCAAAAGATCTTCAAGTGAAAGCGGAAGCACTTTACAACGAAACACATGAAAAAGCAAAACTGTTTACTCAGTTCGAATATGCGGCAGGAACTTGGAAATACCCGCGCCGGGTGATTGCCAAAGCGGAATTCAACTCCCCCGGACCGAATAATCGTTTTATCGTCACCAATCTTGATGATGATGGACAATATCTTTATGAAAAAGTCTATTGCGCCCGAGGTGAGATGGAAAACAGGATCAAGGAACAGCAGCTGGATCTTTTCGCTGATCGGACGAGCTGCCATGACTTTGCGGCAAATCAATTCCGGCTTCTGCTTTCAAGTTTGGCTTATATTCTCATGGAACGGTTTCGGGCATTGTTGTTGACAGGAACTCAATTTGCCGAGGCTACCTGCGGCAGCATTCGCTTATACCTGGTGAAAATCGGTGCCATTATTCGGCGGAATACCAGAAAAATTTATGTTGCTCTTTCAAGTGCTTGTCCAAATCAGGAACTCCTCCGCTTGATCGCTGCGAAAATCATCGCTTGGGAATAA
- a CDS encoding GNAT family N-acetyltransferase — translation MPGELIFSSDPADEKAVVEGLKEFNFPYFGTHQPENGTIVARREDGSLRGGLVFCRQGRAFEVKYLWVGASERGRGLGSRLLAAAEEKARDWECRYVWLFTNSFQGPKFYPKFGYRVFATFEDTPVIGNVVYFFRKEL, via the coding sequence ATGCCCGGCGAATTGATTTTTTCCTCCGACCCGGCGGATGAAAAAGCGGTGGTTGAAGGATTGAAGGAATTCAACTTCCCTTATTTCGGTACGCATCAGCCGGAGAACGGTACGATTGTCGCCAGACGGGAAGACGGCTCGCTGCGCGGCGGTTTGGTGTTTTGCCGGCAGGGGCGGGCGTTTGAAGTGAAATACCTCTGGGTCGGCGCCTCCGAACGCGGCCGCGGACTCGGCAGCCGTCTGCTGGCGGCGGCCGAGGAGAAAGCGCGGGACTGGGAGTGCCGCTATGTCTGGCTGTTCACCAACTCTTTTCAGGGGCCGAAATTTTATCCGAAATTCGGTTATCGGGTCTTTGCGACCTTCGAGGATACGCCGGTTATCGGCAATGTCGTCTATTTTTTCCGGAAGGAACTGTAA
- a CDS encoding SpoIIE family protein phosphatase: MTADGPTGKRSERRNRAAAGTVRRLAIRLNGLFRRRSLVFKQCFLVIGAFTLVLGAILATVYYGLHRHLETTTSKIAVEVTDNAAMELDLTFLELERTVKLLVQLAENPAATAPQLQQAMLASLRDLKAEQLPVYAICIAFQAGYRRHGEPWHLWYAFDAGGAQETLISDANPASYMAEHGFRLPRETGQAVWIEPYYDATLGNRMMTTYSAPIFQTGADGSRRFIGIVSLDMTLDRLDALVGDIPQKAELQAILGDSEAFLLSSQGHCITQLTPETTTVGHTLETIFDPSRPQPAAGKLLRFPSDPDLNLSFDRLETSGWIVALLFPHQALHQRINEIQWYLFCIGLAGSLLVLTLVVVITRRSLAPLGPLAQVAERIGRGQLHTPVPVLAGHDEIATLSRTFQHMQSALTDYLRQLKTTTAAREKIESELQIARTIQKWLLPELQSPYTVKGEFSLFAELFAAKAVGGDLFDFFFLSERKLCFTIGDVSGKGVPAALFMAVVQTLHRGLARPELDCGQIMTRINATLAKNNEMMMFVTCFLATLDLESGVLEYCNAGHNRPLLRQADGRTLHWIQELHGPPLAISDHLYSCSRLIMQPREEIFLYTDGITEAHNPRRELFGEQRLQALLGEPATAFSPDRLLETVLAAVNRFAGGTAQFDDITMMAVWYRPRL; this comes from the coding sequence ATGACGGCTGATGGACCAACCGGCAAGCGGTCGGAACGGCGAAATCGCGCCGCGGCCGGAACCGTCCGGAGACTGGCAATCCGGCTGAACGGGTTATTCCGCCGGCGCAGTCTGGTGTTCAAGCAATGTTTTCTGGTCATCGGCGCTTTCACGCTGGTGCTCGGCGCCATTCTGGCGACGGTCTATTACGGGCTGCATCGCCACCTGGAAACCACGACCTCGAAAATCGCCGTGGAAGTCACCGACAACGCCGCCATGGAGTTGGACTTGACGTTTCTGGAACTCGAACGCACGGTGAAACTTCTCGTGCAGCTCGCCGAAAATCCCGCCGCCACGGCGCCGCAATTGCAGCAGGCCATGCTGGCGTCGCTGCGGGATTTGAAGGCGGAACAGTTGCCGGTCTACGCGATCTGCATCGCCTTTCAGGCCGGGTACCGCCGTCACGGCGAACCATGGCACTTGTGGTATGCCTTCGACGCCGGCGGAGCGCAGGAAACGCTGATCTCCGACGCCAATCCGGCCAGCTACATGGCGGAGCACGGTTTCCGGTTGCCCCGCGAAACCGGTCAGGCGGTCTGGATCGAACCCTATTACGATGCCACACTCGGCAATCGAATGATGACCACCTATTCGGCGCCGATTTTCCAAACCGGCGCCGACGGCAGTCGCCGCTTCATCGGCATCGTCAGTCTGGATATGACGCTGGACAGGCTGGATGCGCTGGTCGGCGACATTCCCCAAAAAGCGGAACTGCAGGCCATCCTGGGCGATTCCGAGGCTTTTCTGCTCTCCAGCCAGGGCCATTGCATCACCCAGTTGACTCCGGAAACGACAACCGTCGGCCACACCCTCGAAACCATTTTCGATCCTTCCCGGCCACAGCCGGCCGCCGGCAAACTGCTGCGCTTTCCCTCCGATCCCGACTTGAATCTCTCCTTCGACCGCCTGGAGACCAGCGGCTGGATCGTCGCGCTGCTCTTCCCGCATCAGGCGCTGCACCAGCGAATCAATGAAATTCAATGGTATCTGTTCTGCATCGGCCTGGCCGGTTCCCTGCTGGTCCTGACCCTGGTCGTCGTCATCACCCGGCGCAGTCTGGCTCCGCTCGGGCCGCTGGCCCAGGTGGCCGAACGGATCGGCCGCGGCCAACTGCACACGCCGGTTCCGGTTTTGGCCGGACACGATGAAATCGCCACCTTGAGCCGCACCTTTCAGCATATGCAGTCGGCGTTAACCGATTATCTGCGGCAGTTGAAAACCACCACCGCCGCCCGCGAAAAAATCGAGAGCGAACTGCAGATTGCCCGGACCATCCAGAAATGGCTGCTGCCGGAATTGCAGTCGCCCTATACGGTCAAAGGAGAATTTTCGCTGTTTGCGGAGCTGTTCGCCGCCAAAGCGGTCGGCGGCGACCTGTTCGATTTCTTCTTCCTGTCCGAACGTAAACTTTGTTTCACCATCGGCGATGTCTCCGGCAAAGGCGTCCCGGCCGCGCTGTTCATGGCCGTCGTCCAAACGCTTCACCGCGGCCTGGCGCGGCCGGAACTCGACTGCGGCCAGATCATGACCAGAATCAACGCCACGCTGGCCAAAAACAATGAGATGATGATGTTCGTCACCTGTTTCCTGGCCACTCTCGATCTGGAAAGCGGCGTGCTGGAGTACTGCAACGCCGGCCACAACCGGCCATTGCTGCGCCAGGCCGACGGCCGGACGCTGCACTGGATCCAGGAGCTGCACGGGCCGCCGCTGGCGATCAGCGATCACCTCTATTCCTGCAGCCGATTGATCATGCAGCCGCGGGAAGAAATTTTTCTCTATACCGACGGCATCACCGAAGCCCACAATCCGCGCCGGGAGTTGTTCGGTGAACAGCGCCTGCAGGCGCTGCTCGGCGAGCCGGCGACGGCCTTTTCGCCCGATCGGCTGCTGGAAACGGTTCTGGCGGCAGTCAACCGTTTTGCCGGCGGCACCGCCCAATTCGACGATATCACCATGATGGCGGTCTGGTACCGCCCGCGACTATGA
- a CDS encoding TIGR03905 family TSCPD domain-containing protein: MQKFSFKPAPGVCSRNIEFTLDDGRIVAVDFVGGCPGNLLGISKLVAGMEAEKVIGLLENIRCGSKVTSCPDQFARALKAAIGKK; this comes from the coding sequence ATGCAGAAATTTTCGTTCAAACCGGCGCCGGGGGTTTGCAGCCGGAACATTGAATTTACGTTGGATGACGGCAGGATCGTCGCGGTCGATTTTGTCGGCGGTTGTCCGGGCAATTTGCTCGGCATCTCCAAACTGGTCGCCGGTATGGAGGCGGAGAAGGTGATCGGTCTTCTGGAAAATATCCGTTGCGGCAGTAAAGTGACTTCCTGCCCGGATCAGTTTGCCAGGGCGTTGAAGGCGGCGATCGGCAAAAAGTAA